In the Arthrobacter sp. 31Y genome, one interval contains:
- a CDS encoding SDR family NAD(P)-dependent oxidoreductase produces MGNFEGKTALVTGGGSGLGEAISKDLAKNGVNVVVVDVNLDAATRVAGEITADGGKAVPFQGNTAVAEDSKKAVDFAVETYGALNYAVNNAGIGGASAPVGEIDIEDWDRVIAINLSGVLYGMRYQVPAILAAGASEGAIVNMASIHGAVAAPGNAAYTAAKHGVVGMTKNAAAEYGAQGLRVNAVGPGYIDTPLLAAAPKEVISGLEAKHPLGRLGTAEEIANVTTFLLSDKASFMTGSYVLADGGYTAV; encoded by the coding sequence ATGGGTAACTTCGAAGGCAAAACCGCGCTCGTCACCGGCGGGGGCTCCGGCCTCGGGGAAGCAATCAGCAAGGACCTCGCGAAGAACGGCGTCAACGTAGTTGTTGTGGACGTCAACCTCGACGCCGCCACGCGCGTGGCCGGGGAGATCACGGCCGACGGCGGCAAGGCAGTACCGTTCCAAGGCAACACAGCTGTGGCCGAGGACAGCAAGAAAGCAGTCGACTTCGCAGTGGAGACCTACGGTGCGCTCAACTACGCCGTCAACAACGCCGGCATCGGCGGCGCCAGCGCTCCTGTGGGAGAAATCGACATCGAAGACTGGGACCGGGTCATCGCCATTAACTTGAGCGGCGTCCTCTACGGAATGCGCTACCAAGTCCCGGCCATCCTTGCCGCAGGCGCATCCGAGGGTGCCATTGTGAACATGGCATCCATTCACGGCGCTGTAGCCGCCCCCGGCAACGCCGCGTACACCGCAGCCAAGCACGGCGTAGTGGGCATGACCAAGAATGCTGCCGCTGAATACGGAGCCCAGGGGCTTCGGGTCAATGCGGTAGGACCCGGCTACATTGATACTCCCCTGTTGGCTGCAGCGCCGAAAGAGGTCATCAGCGGCCTCGAAGCAAAGCACCCGCTCGGCCGACTGGGCACGGCGGAGGAGATCGCCAACGTCACAACGTTCCTCCTGTCGGACAAGGCCAGCTTCATGACCGGCTCTTATGTACTCGCTGATGGCGGCTACACCGCCGTCTAG
- a CDS encoding DUF4190 domain-containing protein, giving the protein MSDQPSKGNEDKPAGYEPPQYVPPAQFSAPEPGTFSQGPSAESAPEQGAPEQGAPEYGANATQPLPPYEQGAPGQNPYTQPQEPAGTYAPGDYSQQPPSPYGQPPSPYQQQAFNQQPYGQQPYGQPQSPYGQPAYYAMQAEPKGLSIASMCCGIAIYVGFGFFILPQIAAVVLGHLALKREPAGKGMAIAGLVMGYLGVALTLIFGIIFFVAIGASSGSRYNY; this is encoded by the coding sequence ATGTCAGACCAGCCATCCAAGGGCAACGAGGACAAGCCCGCGGGCTACGAACCGCCGCAGTACGTCCCGCCCGCACAGTTCAGCGCGCCCGAGCCAGGCACGTTCAGCCAGGGCCCGTCCGCCGAAAGCGCACCTGAGCAGGGTGCGCCTGAGCAGGGCGCACCTGAGTACGGCGCCAACGCCACCCAGCCGCTCCCGCCCTACGAACAGGGCGCGCCCGGGCAGAACCCGTACACGCAGCCGCAGGAGCCGGCCGGCACGTATGCGCCTGGCGATTACAGCCAGCAGCCCCCTTCCCCATACGGCCAGCCGCCGAGCCCTTACCAGCAACAGGCGTTCAACCAGCAGCCCTATGGCCAGCAGCCTTACGGCCAGCCGCAGTCACCCTACGGCCAGCCCGCCTACTACGCCATGCAGGCCGAGCCCAAGGGCCTGAGCATCGCAAGCATGTGCTGTGGCATCGCCATCTATGTTGGCTTCGGGTTCTTCATCCTCCCGCAGATCGCCGCAGTAGTCCTGGGCCACCTCGCCTTGAAGCGCGAGCCTGCCGGCAAGGGAATGGCGATCGCCGGTCTGGTGATGGGTTACCTCGGCGTGGCGCTGACGCTGATCTTCGGCATCATCTTCTTCGTCGCCATTGGCGCGTCAAGCGGCAGCCGCTACAACTACTAG
- a CDS encoding peptide MFS transporter codes for MPAVSASIEKMSTPQTTAESAKPAGDTSFFGHPKMLASLFSVEMWERFSFYGMQGILLYYMYFTAEQGGLSIDQGLAAGLVGAYGGGVYLSTILGAWLADRLFGSEKVLFGSAIMIMAGHIALALLPGVPGLIAGLVLVGIGSGGLKANATALVGSLYGEKDERRDAGFSIFYMGINLGGLIGPLVTGWLQTSYGFHIGFGAAAVGMAIGLVIYSLGRKRLPEEAHRVPNPLPAKDRTKYGLIFLAILIVIGVLLGTGLVNANNLASSMAYAAIGAAVIYLFLIFRSPLVTGVERKRVVAFIPLFIASAGFWALFQQQFTFIAVYSQEKLDRNLFGWEMPAAWVQSINPVFIIIFAGVMAALWTKLGSKQPSSPLKFSAGLLIMGLAFLAFIPLAGEGKTPLLALVGILFMFTLAELFLSPIGLSVSTKLAPKAFHTQMVALFFLSVSLGTTLAGILAGLYNPEDELPYFLGIGGVAVVLAVGLAAATPAIKKLMGGVR; via the coding sequence ATGCCCGCAGTCAGTGCCAGCATTGAGAAAATGAGCACACCTCAAACCACGGCTGAGTCCGCTAAGCCAGCGGGCGATACGTCATTCTTCGGCCACCCAAAGATGTTGGCCAGCCTCTTCTCCGTGGAAATGTGGGAGCGATTCTCCTTCTACGGCATGCAGGGAATCCTGCTCTACTACATGTACTTCACCGCCGAGCAGGGCGGTCTTTCCATTGACCAGGGGCTCGCTGCTGGTTTGGTGGGCGCGTACGGTGGTGGCGTTTACCTGTCGACGATCCTCGGCGCCTGGCTCGCCGACCGTCTCTTCGGCTCCGAAAAGGTTCTGTTCGGTTCAGCCATCATGATCATGGCGGGCCACATCGCACTGGCCCTCCTGCCGGGCGTTCCAGGCCTGATCGCAGGCCTGGTGTTGGTAGGTATTGGCTCCGGCGGCCTGAAAGCGAACGCCACCGCGTTGGTGGGCAGCCTGTATGGCGAGAAGGACGAGCGCCGCGACGCCGGCTTCTCCATCTTCTACATGGGCATCAACCTGGGCGGCCTCATTGGCCCGCTGGTCACAGGCTGGCTGCAGACAAGCTACGGCTTCCACATCGGCTTCGGCGCTGCAGCAGTGGGCATGGCGATCGGCCTGGTCATCTACTCGTTGGGCCGCAAGAGGCTCCCCGAGGAAGCCCACCGCGTTCCCAACCCGCTCCCGGCGAAAGACCGCACCAAGTACGGCCTGATCTTCCTGGCCATCCTGATTGTCATTGGCGTCCTGCTCGGCACGGGGCTCGTCAACGCCAACAACCTGGCCAGCAGCATGGCCTACGCCGCAATCGGCGCCGCTGTGATCTATCTGTTCCTCATCTTCCGCAGCCCGCTGGTCACCGGCGTGGAGCGCAAGCGCGTAGTGGCCTTCATCCCGCTTTTCATAGCATCGGCCGGGTTCTGGGCACTGTTCCAGCAGCAGTTCACGTTCATCGCCGTGTACTCGCAAGAGAAGCTTGACCGCAACCTGTTCGGCTGGGAAATGCCGGCGGCCTGGGTCCAGTCCATCAACCCGGTGTTCATCATCATCTTCGCCGGCGTCATGGCTGCCCTCTGGACCAAGCTGGGCTCCAAGCAGCCCAGCTCACCGCTGAAGTTCTCCGCGGGCCTGTTGATCATGGGCCTGGCATTCCTGGCGTTCATCCCGTTGGCCGGCGAGGGCAAGACCCCGCTGCTGGCGCTGGTGGGCATCCTGTTCATGTTCACCTTGGCGGAGCTGTTCCTCTCCCCCATCGGCCTGTCCGTGAGCACAAAGCTCGCACCCAAGGCGTTCCACACTCAGATGGTGGCGTTGTTCTTCCTGTCCGTCTCGCTCGGCACCACCCTGGCCGGCATCCTCGCCGGTCTCTACAACCCCGAGGATGAACTCCCGTACTTCCTTGGGATCGGTGGCGTTGCAGTGGTCTTGGCCGTTGGCTTGGCTGCAGCAACCCCGGCAATCAAGAAGCTGATGGGCGGCGTTCGCTAG
- a CDS encoding amidase, which yields MADPYLHDLSLLTAVELRDVLAAGELSARESAEHFLRAIESRNKQLGAFVTVTAEQALKDAEAADGLYARLTREGRREELPALHGMPIAFKDLTDVAGVPTTHGSAALEHKPAPEDGALAATLKGRGVISLGKTQVPEFGLTAYSENRVAPPSRNPHALGRSSGGSSGGSAAAVAAGLVPFAPGTDGGGSIRIPAGACGLVGLKPGRGLVPSGASAGDAARLVVAGPLARTAVDAALLMDALVPRDLAPDGGYLATVGLAPEPLRIGVSLDSPWAGVYPFEIEPEAMDALMLGAKLLEKAGHNVSEADIRYDNRYPESFTTAWTAGVGSARIAPQREALLTPLTRTFRRRAQQRSALKINEALRFLRQFEHDTVAQYAEWDLILMPTLAQTPRPIGWFTGGGHSGEQWPSEWVGDADEDYKRQCEYAPWSSMVNVCGLPAISIPVHTTPGGLPMGIQLIGKPGSELLLLQLAAALETH from the coding sequence TTGGCTGATCCTTACCTGCACGACTTGTCCCTGTTGACAGCTGTTGAGCTCCGCGACGTTTTGGCTGCGGGGGAACTCTCTGCCCGTGAATCCGCCGAGCATTTCCTGCGGGCGATTGAATCGCGGAACAAGCAACTGGGTGCCTTCGTCACCGTCACAGCCGAACAGGCCCTCAAAGACGCCGAGGCTGCAGACGGGCTGTACGCGCGCCTGACCAGGGAGGGACGCCGCGAAGAACTCCCCGCCCTTCACGGCATGCCCATCGCATTCAAGGACCTCACCGATGTTGCCGGAGTTCCCACCACGCACGGCAGCGCAGCCCTTGAGCACAAGCCGGCGCCGGAGGACGGCGCCCTTGCGGCAACCTTGAAGGGGCGGGGTGTCATTTCGCTAGGCAAGACCCAAGTTCCGGAGTTTGGACTCACGGCGTACAGCGAAAACCGTGTGGCACCGCCGTCGCGCAATCCGCATGCCTTGGGACGCAGCTCCGGCGGATCCTCGGGCGGTAGCGCCGCCGCCGTGGCTGCAGGACTTGTTCCGTTTGCGCCGGGAACCGACGGCGGTGGCTCCATCCGGATTCCAGCAGGTGCCTGCGGACTGGTGGGGCTGAAGCCGGGACGGGGTCTGGTGCCATCGGGCGCGAGCGCGGGCGATGCCGCCAGGCTGGTGGTTGCCGGGCCGCTCGCCCGGACCGCGGTAGACGCGGCGCTGCTGATGGACGCGCTGGTCCCCCGGGATCTAGCGCCCGACGGCGGATACCTCGCCACTGTGGGGTTGGCGCCGGAACCCCTGAGAATCGGCGTGAGTTTGGACAGCCCCTGGGCTGGCGTGTATCCGTTCGAGATCGAGCCGGAAGCGATGGACGCCCTCATGCTGGGGGCGAAGCTGCTTGAAAAAGCCGGCCATAACGTCAGCGAAGCCGACATCCGGTATGACAACCGCTATCCCGAATCATTCACCACGGCCTGGACTGCCGGCGTCGGGAGTGCCCGGATAGCACCCCAGCGCGAAGCCTTGCTGACACCGTTGACCCGTACCTTCCGGCGTCGGGCGCAACAGCGGAGCGCTTTGAAGATCAATGAAGCGCTGAGATTCCTGCGGCAGTTCGAGCACGATACCGTGGCGCAGTACGCGGAGTGGGACCTGATCCTCATGCCCACCTTGGCCCAGACACCGCGGCCGATCGGTTGGTTTACCGGCGGCGGGCACAGCGGTGAACAATGGCCGAGCGAGTGGGTCGGCGATGCTGACGAGGACTACAAACGGCAGTGTGAGTATGCACCGTGGTCCTCCATGGTGAACGTGTGCGGGCTCCCGGCCATCAGTATTCCGGTGCACACAACGCCGGGTGGCCTGCCGATGGGTATTCAGCTGATTGGCAAGCCCGGATCTGAGCTGTTGCTTCTCCAGCTCGCAGCAGCCCTCGAGACGCACTAA
- a CDS encoding peptidase E: MTTGQATILATSGGYRPGERTRIEFNHLMHYAVELSGASGRAPRVTHIGTASGDQRWWAAEMDQAARIAGFDFSHLNLFTMPNIADPEEHLLAQDVVWVNGGSVVNLLAVWRAHGLDGILRKAWENGVILAGVSAGSICWYQGGVTDSFGPELKPVSNALGFLPYANGVHYDSELRRAPAIHKLVANGTLGETHCTDDGVGLVYRGTELVEVVSELKNKAAFRVTAGAGESVDAVAVEERLEPRFLG; encoded by the coding sequence ATGACTACTGGGCAAGCAACGATCCTCGCGACATCCGGCGGCTACAGGCCAGGTGAGCGGACCAGGATCGAGTTCAATCACCTGATGCATTACGCAGTGGAGCTGTCCGGCGCTTCCGGCCGCGCTCCCCGGGTGACACACATCGGCACAGCATCCGGTGACCAGCGCTGGTGGGCTGCGGAAATGGACCAGGCAGCGCGCATTGCGGGGTTCGATTTCAGTCATCTCAACCTCTTCACCATGCCCAACATCGCTGACCCGGAGGAGCACCTCCTGGCGCAGGACGTCGTGTGGGTGAACGGCGGTTCGGTGGTGAATTTGCTGGCCGTTTGGCGGGCACACGGACTGGACGGAATCCTGCGGAAAGCGTGGGAAAACGGGGTGATCCTGGCCGGCGTCTCAGCGGGCTCCATCTGTTGGTATCAGGGTGGCGTGACCGACTCCTTTGGCCCGGAACTCAAACCTGTCAGCAATGCGCTCGGCTTCCTCCCCTATGCAAACGGTGTCCACTACGACTCCGAACTGCGGCGCGCACCGGCCATCCACAAGCTGGTGGCTAACGGCACGCTCGGCGAGACCCACTGCACGGACGACGGCGTCGGGCTGGTTTACCGGGGCACGGAACTTGTGGAGGTGGTGTCCGAGCTGAAGAACAAGGCTGCCTTCCGGGTGACCGCCGGCGCCGGTGAGAGCGTGGACGCTGTTGCTGTGGAGGAACGTTTGGAGCCACGTTTCCTTGGCTGA
- a CDS encoding rhodanese-like domain-containing protein — translation MSDFDTVPVGDIPADASILDVREDYEWVAGHAEGARHIPMDQLPARLDELDPDDDLFVICRTGGRSFRAVQWLVGQGYSAVNVAGGMDMWFETGKPMVSDNGLKPVVL, via the coding sequence ATGAGCGACTTCGATACCGTACCTGTGGGCGACATTCCGGCCGACGCCAGCATCCTGGACGTCCGCGAAGACTACGAGTGGGTGGCCGGGCACGCGGAAGGTGCACGGCATATCCCCATGGACCAACTGCCGGCACGCCTGGACGAGCTCGATCCGGATGATGACCTCTTTGTCATCTGCCGCACCGGAGGACGGTCATTCCGCGCTGTCCAGTGGCTCGTGGGACAGGGCTATTCTGCCGTGAACGTTGCTGGTGGCATGGACATGTGGTTTGAGACCGGGAAGCCCATGGTTTCGGATAACGGGCTCAAGCCGGTTGTTCTGTAG
- the pheA gene encoding prephenate dehydratase yields the protein MSAVTYTFLGPEGTFTEAALMQVPGAADATRIPCTNVNTALDRVRAGEADAAMVPIENSVEGGVTATLDAIATGQELRIIREALVPITFVLVARPGVELSDIKRISTHGHAWAQCRLWVDENLPDADYVPGSSTAASAMGLLEDDAPYEAAICAPLVAAGQPGLNVLAEDIGDNPDAVTRFILVSKPGLLPERTGADKTTVVVPLPEDHPGALMEILDQFASRGVNLSRIESRPTGQYLGHYFFSIDADGHATDSRVADALAGLHRISPATRFLGSYARADKQPAVVAPHTSDAAFSSAHAWVDSILKGS from the coding sequence ATGTCGGCAGTCACCTACACGTTCCTCGGTCCCGAGGGCACCTTCACCGAAGCTGCCCTCATGCAAGTTCCGGGGGCTGCTGACGCCACCCGCATTCCGTGCACCAACGTCAACACAGCGCTGGATCGGGTCCGCGCCGGCGAGGCTGACGCGGCCATGGTGCCCATCGAGAACTCGGTGGAGGGCGGGGTTACTGCCACCTTGGACGCGATCGCCACAGGCCAGGAACTCCGGATTATCCGTGAGGCCCTTGTTCCCATCACCTTCGTGCTCGTGGCGAGGCCCGGCGTCGAGCTCTCTGACATCAAGCGGATCTCGACGCACGGCCATGCCTGGGCGCAATGCCGTCTGTGGGTGGACGAGAACCTCCCGGACGCCGATTACGTCCCGGGCTCCTCGACGGCGGCGTCCGCCATGGGCCTGCTTGAAGACGACGCTCCCTATGAAGCGGCCATTTGTGCCCCCTTGGTTGCTGCGGGACAACCCGGCCTCAACGTCCTCGCCGAAGACATCGGAGACAACCCTGACGCGGTCACCCGGTTCATCCTGGTGAGCAAGCCCGGCCTCCTTCCGGAACGCACGGGCGCGGACAAGACCACCGTGGTGGTCCCGCTGCCTGAGGACCACCCGGGCGCGCTCATGGAAATCCTGGACCAATTCGCGTCCCGCGGCGTGAACCTGAGCCGCATCGAATCACGGCCCACCGGACAATACCTGGGCCACTACTTCTTCAGCATTGACGCAGACGGGCATGCCACCGATTCCCGGGTGGCGGACGCCTTGGCCGGACTGCACCGGATCAGTCCGGCAACCCGGTTCCTGGGCTCCTACGCCCGTGCGGACAAGCAGCCGGCCGTGGTGGCACCGCATACCTCGGACGCTGCTTTCTCCTCTGCACATGCGTGGGTTGACTCGATCCTGAAGGGCTCATAG
- a CDS encoding diacylglycerol/lipid kinase family protein: MSDWILYLILAGGVAFAVSSWWGVRRLKARHIRSAVREDSHKPGPGDQRVAVILNPVKNNADEARQAIIDACDLAGWDAPKFFETTVDDPGYGQSRQALAYGADVVLACGGDGTVRVVAESLAHKNVAMGLIPLGTGNLLARNVDLDVTDLAGCIQTALFGHQRFIDTATMGIDNEITGESAEHTFLVIAGMGLDAEVVGDTRDNLKKSVGWLAYTEAGVRHLPGRRKRVTITMDDQPEQARKIRSVLFANCGLIPGGIDFIPQAMIDDGMLDIVVMSPRSAFGWLAMYTKVLFKHNANLPMMSFYRSGKVTIRSQEPMATQLDGDPSGEATKVTVQVEPGSLLVRVPKAKTL; this comes from the coding sequence ATGAGCGACTGGATCTTGTACCTGATTCTGGCTGGGGGCGTGGCTTTTGCCGTCTCCAGTTGGTGGGGTGTGCGCCGATTGAAAGCCCGCCACATCAGGAGCGCAGTCCGGGAGGACTCACACAAGCCCGGCCCCGGGGACCAGCGCGTGGCGGTCATTCTCAACCCCGTGAAAAACAACGCCGACGAGGCCCGCCAAGCCATCATCGACGCCTGCGATCTCGCCGGATGGGACGCGCCCAAGTTCTTTGAAACCACCGTGGACGACCCCGGCTACGGGCAATCGCGCCAAGCGCTGGCGTACGGCGCCGACGTCGTTCTGGCGTGCGGCGGCGACGGCACAGTGCGCGTGGTGGCAGAGTCGCTGGCGCACAAGAACGTGGCCATGGGCCTCATCCCGCTGGGCACCGGAAACTTGCTGGCCCGCAACGTGGATCTGGACGTCACGGACCTCGCGGGCTGCATCCAGACAGCACTGTTCGGCCACCAGCGTTTCATCGACACTGCAACCATGGGCATCGACAACGAGATCACTGGCGAGTCCGCCGAACACACCTTCTTGGTCATCGCCGGCATGGGCCTGGACGCTGAGGTTGTTGGCGACACCAGGGATAACCTCAAGAAAAGCGTTGGCTGGCTCGCCTATACCGAAGCCGGCGTCCGGCACCTGCCTGGCCGCCGCAAACGCGTCACCATCACCATGGATGACCAGCCCGAACAGGCACGGAAAATCCGCAGTGTACTGTTCGCCAACTGTGGTTTGATTCCCGGCGGTATCGACTTCATCCCGCAGGCCATGATCGACGACGGAATGCTGGACATTGTGGTGATGAGCCCGCGCAGCGCTTTCGGCTGGCTCGCCATGTACACAAAGGTTCTGTTCAAGCACAATGCGAACCTGCCCATGATGAGCTTCTACCGTTCCGGAAAAGTCACCATCCGTAGCCAGGAACCGATGGCCACACAGCTCGACGGCGACCCGTCGGGTGAAGCAACCAAAGTCACTGTTCAGGTGGAGCCAGGGTCATTGCTGGTGCGCGTACCGAAAGCCAAGACCCTCTAG